A genome region from Psychrilyobacter piezotolerans includes the following:
- a CDS encoding Rdx family protein — MKPVLSIEFCISCGYEKRALTLMETFVRLYKNDVSSFNLIPSSGGAFEIKFEDLLIFSKRSEDRFPITEELLRTLDEKIRDKK, encoded by the coding sequence ATGAAACCAGTTTTATCTATAGAATTTTGTATATCGTGCGGGTATGAAAAAAGAGCACTTACTCTTATGGAAACATTTGTGAGGTTGTATAAAAATGATGTAAGTTCATTCAATCTTATTCCTTCTTCCGGAGGAGCCTTTGAAATTAAATTTGAAGATCTGCTTATATTTTCAAAGAGGTCGGAAGACAGGTTTCCAATAACGGAAGAATTATTGCGTACCTTGGATGAAAAAATAAGAGATAAAAAATAA
- a CDS encoding YchJ family protein — protein sequence MKNCPCGKELSYEECCKPYILGEKTPVTAEDMMRSRYTAYVVGEVDYVYNTHNPKTRGTLSKEEIKHWSESTEWNKLEIIETVDGGADDSEGIVEFKGYYSEEGETLFHHERSVFKKIDGEWMYDSALSTQKTIKKEVKIGRNDPCPCGSGKKYKKCCGKN from the coding sequence ATGAAAAATTGCCCTTGTGGAAAAGAATTAAGTTATGAAGAATGTTGTAAGCCATATATATTAGGTGAAAAGACCCCAGTTACTGCTGAAGATATGATGAGATCTAGATATACAGCCTATGTTGTAGGAGAGGTAGATTATGTCTATAATACACATAATCCTAAAACACGTGGAACTCTTAGTAAAGAAGAGATCAAACACTGGTCTGAATCTACAGAATGGAATAAGTTAGAGATCATTGAAACTGTAGATGGAGGAGCAGATGATTCTGAAGGTATTGTTGAATTTAAAGGTTACTATTCAGAAGAGGGAGAAACATTGTTTCACCATGAAAGATCTGTATTTAAAAAGATAGATGGAGAATGGATGTATGATTCAGCCTTATCTACACAAAAGACAATAAAAAAAGAAGTTAAAATTGGTAGAAATGATCCATGTCCATGTGGATCAGGTAAGAAATATAAAAAATGTTGTGGAAAAAACTAA
- the carB gene encoding carbamoyl-phosphate synthase large subunit has translation MLDKNIKKTLVIGSGPIVIGQAAEFDYSGTQACEALKEEGIEVVLINSNPATIMTDKSVADRIYIEPITLEFVTKVIIKEKPDSILVGMGGQTALNMAVELEDSGILAEHNIKVLGTSIDSIKRGEDRDLFRDAMNKIGEPTIESMIVESLEDGLEFAAKIGYPLIVRPAYTLGGTGGGMAANPQELEDILLKGLVLSRVGQVLVEKSILGWKEVEYEVMRDINGNRITVCNMENIDPVGIHTGDSIVVAPSQTLSDKEYQMLRTSALNIIDEIGIVGGCNVQFALNPDSFEYAIIEINPRVSRSSALASKATGYPIARVAAKLSLGYTLDEVKNEVTGKTYACFEPALDYIVVKIPKWPFDKFDKADRKLGTKMMATGEIMAIGNNFEAAFLKGIRSLEIGQYSLEHKASKIRSMEELKKRVVSPDDERIFDLAEMLRRGYTKTMLQKITGMDPFFMEKLQWIVRQEEILKKTKLSDLTPKNLRNWKKKGFSDRAMAEFMGLNEDDIVAKRKELNVMPVYKMVDTCAGEFEASSSYYYSTYDLYDEVEISDRRKVIVIGSGPIRIGQGIEFDYCTVHTVKALQSLDIETIIINNNPETVSTDFSTADKLYFEPLVLEDVMNIIEKENPEGVILQFGGQTAIKLANDLADLGINIIGTSADMIDAAEDRERFEAILEKLDINRPKGRAVWNTEDGITEAEKVKYPVLVRPSYVLGGQGMEICYLEENLKGYLEASFIRDPKNPVLVDKYLNGVEIEVDAICDGEDVLIPGIMEHLERAGIHSGDSITVYPQQNLYEGTEEEILEITRKLAKELNIIGMMNIQFIAYENKLYIIEVNPRSSRTVPYISKVAGVPMIELATKVMLGQKLSDLPYGVGIYKKPNLVAVKVPVFSTEKLGGVEVSLGPEMKSTGEVLGIGNNMDEAIYKGLVGGYRIHEIKNKRVLATIKGSDKDEFLSLAKRLINQGCTMIGTGGTAEYLNNNGVPCETVNKINEASPNIIDKLKTQQIDLLINTPTKANDAQRDGFKIRRTAIEYGVEVLTSLDTLNAVLNIMEKDVNTRDLDIFDISKI, from the coding sequence ATGTTAGATAAAAATATAAAGAAAACCCTTGTAATAGGATCGGGACCAATTGTAATAGGACAGGCTGCTGAATTTGACTATTCTGGAACACAGGCTTGTGAGGCATTGAAAGAAGAGGGGATAGAAGTAGTATTAATAAACTCTAACCCCGCAACTATAATGACAGATAAAAGTGTAGCCGATAGAATATATATAGAACCCATTACATTGGAGTTTGTAACTAAGGTAATCATAAAGGAAAAACCTGATTCAATCCTGGTAGGAATGGGTGGACAAACTGCTCTTAACATGGCAGTGGAATTGGAAGACAGCGGAATATTAGCAGAACACAATATCAAGGTATTGGGTACAAGTATCGATTCTATAAAAAGGGGAGAGGACAGAGACCTGTTTAGAGATGCAATGAATAAGATAGGGGAACCTACTATAGAGAGTATGATAGTTGAGAGCCTGGAAGATGGATTGGAATTCGCTGCAAAAATAGGATACCCGTTGATTGTAAGACCTGCATATACATTGGGTGGTACTGGTGGAGGAATGGCAGCTAACCCTCAGGAGTTGGAAGACATCTTATTGAAGGGATTGGTATTATCCCGTGTAGGACAGGTTTTAGTTGAAAAATCTATCCTTGGATGGAAAGAAGTAGAATATGAGGTAATGAGAGATATCAATGGGAATAGAATTACAGTATGCAACATGGAAAATATCGACCCCGTTGGAATCCATACAGGAGACAGTATCGTAGTAGCTCCATCCCAGACATTATCTGATAAAGAATACCAAATGCTGAGAACATCTGCACTTAACATTATAGATGAGATCGGAATTGTAGGAGGGTGTAATGTACAGTTTGCTCTCAACCCTGATTCATTTGAATACGCAATTATAGAGATCAATCCCAGAGTATCAAGATCATCTGCACTAGCTTCTAAAGCTACTGGTTATCCCATTGCAAGGGTAGCGGCAAAATTATCACTGGGATACACTCTGGATGAAGTAAAAAATGAGGTTACAGGAAAAACATACGCTTGTTTTGAACCGGCACTGGACTATATAGTAGTAAAGATTCCAAAGTGGCCCTTTGATAAATTCGATAAAGCTGACAGAAAGTTAGGTACAAAGATGATGGCTACAGGGGAGATCATGGCTATTGGAAACAACTTTGAAGCTGCATTTTTAAAAGGTATAAGATCATTGGAGATCGGGCAGTACAGCTTAGAGCATAAAGCCTCTAAGATAAGATCTATGGAGGAACTAAAAAAGAGGGTAGTGAGTCCAGATGACGAAAGAATATTTGACCTGGCTGAGATGCTCAGACGTGGGTATACTAAGACTATGCTGCAGAAAATTACCGGAATGGATCCGTTCTTCATGGAAAAACTCCAATGGATAGTTAGACAGGAAGAAATTTTAAAGAAGACTAAATTATCTGATCTTACTCCTAAAAACCTTAGAAACTGGAAGAAAAAAGGATTCTCAGACAGAGCCATGGCAGAATTTATGGGATTAAATGAAGATGATATAGTAGCTAAAAGAAAAGAATTAAATGTTATGCCTGTATACAAGATGGTAGATACCTGCGCAGGAGAATTTGAAGCTTCTTCATCTTATTACTACTCAACTTATGATCTATATGATGAAGTAGAAATATCTGACAGAAGAAAGGTTATAGTAATTGGATCCGGGCCTATCAGGATCGGACAGGGAATTGAATTTGACTACTGTACAGTACACACAGTAAAAGCACTGCAAAGTCTAGATATAGAAACTATCATTATAAATAACAATCCTGAGACTGTCTCGACTGATTTCTCAACTGCTGATAAATTATACTTTGAACCATTGGTATTAGAAGATGTAATGAATATCATTGAAAAAGAGAACCCAGAGGGAGTTATCCTGCAATTTGGCGGACAGACTGCTATAAAATTGGCTAATGATTTAGCAGACTTAGGAATTAATATCATTGGTACTTCTGCTGATATGATAGATGCTGCCGAGGATAGAGAAAGATTTGAGGCTATCTTAGAAAAATTAGATATAAACAGACCAAAGGGAAGGGCTGTCTGGAATACTGAAGACGGTATAACAGAAGCTGAAAAAGTAAAATATCCGGTATTGGTAAGACCTTCATATGTATTGGGCGGACAAGGTATGGAGATCTGTTACTTAGAGGAAAACTTAAAAGGTTACTTAGAAGCTTCTTTCATTAGAGATCCTAAAAACCCGGTATTGGTAGATAAATACTTAAATGGTGTGGAGATCGAAGTAGATGCGATCTGTGACGGTGAAGATGTCCTTATTCCTGGGATCATGGAACATCTTGAGAGAGCAGGAATCCATTCTGGTGACTCCATTACAGTTTACCCACAACAAAATTTGTATGAGGGGACGGAAGAAGAGATTTTAGAAATCACCAGAAAATTAGCTAAAGAATTAAATATAATCGGAATGATGAATATACAGTTTATCGCCTATGAGAATAAGTTATATATCATAGAAGTAAATCCAAGATCATCTAGAACAGTTCCTTATATCTCCAAGGTAGCTGGTGTTCCAATGATCGAACTGGCAACAAAAGTAATGCTGGGGCAAAAATTATCCGATCTGCCATATGGTGTGGGAATATATAAAAAACCAAATCTGGTAGCAGTAAAAGTTCCGGTATTCTCTACAGAGAAGCTTGGTGGTGTGGAAGTATCATTAGGACCTGAGATGAAATCCACAGGAGAGGTCCTTGGAATAGGAAACAATATGGACGAGGCTATCTATAAGGGTCTTGTAGGAGGATACAGAATACACGAAATTAAAAATAAGAGAGTTTTAGCAACTATAAAGGGAAGCGATAAAGATGAATTCTTAAGTTTAGCTAAAAGACTTATAAACCAAGGGTGTACAATGATTGGAACCGGCGGAACTGCTGAATATTTAAATAATAATGGTGTACCATGTGAAACTGTAAATAAAATCAATGAAGCATCTCCTAATATAATCGATAAATTAAAAACTCAGCAAATTGATCTGCTTATCAATACTCCTACAAAAGCAAATGATGCCCAAAGGGATGGATTTAAGATAAGAAGAACAGCTATAGAATATGGTGTAGAAGTATTGACTTCACTGGATACACTGAATGCAGTATTAAATATCATGGAAAAAGATGTAAACACTAGAGACTTAGATATCTTTGATATCAGCAAGATCTAA
- a CDS encoding GAF domain-containing protein, which produces MNKNIVKSYTYLLNLAKNLTENEDDFIANCANISSLIFNNIEDLNWAGFYLWKNEKLILGPFQGQTATTKIELGKGVCGSSARDKITYVVPDVHKFPGHIACDLASNSEIVIPIIKENKLIGVLDIDSPKLNRFSEEDKINLEKLVTILITNSIISA; this is translated from the coding sequence ATGAATAAGAATATTGTTAAAAGTTATACCTATCTTTTAAACTTAGCTAAGAATTTAACTGAAAATGAAGACGACTTTATTGCCAACTGTGCCAACATCTCCTCCCTTATCTTCAATAATATTGAGGATTTAAATTGGGCCGGATTTTACCTGTGGAAAAATGAAAAATTGATTTTAGGACCCTTTCAGGGCCAGACTGCTACCACTAAGATAGAGCTGGGAAAAGGAGTCTGCGGGAGTTCCGCCAGAGATAAAATTACATATGTAGTTCCTGATGTGCATAAATTCCCGGGTCATATAGCCTGTGACTTAGCATCTAATTCAGAGATTGTAATTCCCATAATAAAAGAGAATAAATTAATTGGAGTTTTAGACATAGACAGTCCAAAATTGAATAGATTTTCCGAGGAAGATAAAATTAATTTAGAAAAACTGGTTACGATTTTAATAACTAACAGTATAATTTCAGCTTAA
- a CDS encoding desulfoferrodoxin produces MTKKLEVYKCEICNNIVEVMHTGAGALSCCGKEMVLQVENTRDAAVEKHIPKVIKLSDGYEVQIGSTLHPMTEDHYIEWIELIVDGCVSTQFLKPGDTPKVTFKACYGEKAEARAYCNLHGHWKK; encoded by the coding sequence ATGACTAAGAAATTAGAGGTTTATAAATGCGAAATCTGCAATAATATCGTAGAGGTAATGCATACAGGAGCTGGAGCATTAAGCTGTTGTGGAAAAGAGATGGTTTTACAAGTAGAAAACACAAGGGATGCCGCTGTGGAAAAGCATATACCAAAAGTTATTAAATTAAGTGATGGTTATGAGGTTCAGATAGGATCGACTCTTCACCCGATGACAGAAGATCATTATATCGAATGGATAGAATTAATAGTGGATGGCTGTGTATCTACTCAATTTTTAAAACCAGGAGACACACCAAAAGTTACTTTTAAAGCGTGTTACGGGGAAAAAGCAGAGGCTAGAGCTTATTGTAACCTGCATGGACACTGGAAAAAATAA
- a CDS encoding HD domain-containing phosphohydrolase, protein MKKYIMFLIIFFLGTNLYSQPDIDISQVSLSEKERTFLKKIGDKKIDVFIENSDNFLFFYDLEKNQRGLYPKIIQDMNYIFDLNLNIIPKEIFELSRLKEKGEGTIIFDMLEKNDLHNHYVFSKPIYNFNTAVMGQQDIKKISDLKDKKIIFLKGDKLYDDFMVKYGYLNITPVFAKNRKQVFENLNADESLLYIGEVEKNSNFIDLNNTVKLNFLLTEINSSLKFAVKKEYSPLKDIFNKLINLYNDKEKSQLIEIYLLQYKKNNIYFDSEEREFLSRLSKLQLVLLKDDNYFPYYSRDSKGNLKGLAIDYINSIKNILNKNIDIEYTVKEDKIYEESYTHKDFILPLLIKTPEREKKFLFPAPYYSFNLSVYNHKSAGFIDDISDLEKSTIAVIKGAYYFGYLKNNLDDATYIYTRSLAESVKLLREGKVDFLVGDMKTIENHLLGTKINDIKIAGVTDKTYEVSFAVNRDNPQLYSILNKIFSKLHIENKFLMKKWNADYAVFSGDYKVSIFILVISLGILSITLGSYRNVKNRKIALQKITLSLVTTLENANYYNDEDTGNHIRRVNEYSRLIAEKLRCNKNFIKDIGYYASLHDIGKIGVHDGILKKNGKLSEEEFKSMKEHVKIGYNLIKDANLPSMVENITLYHHEKWNGMGYLEGLKGEEIPLEARIAALSDVYDALRQKRSYKDGFTHEKS, encoded by the coding sequence ATGAAAAAATATATAATGTTTCTTATTATATTTTTTTTAGGCACCAACCTTTATTCACAACCTGATATTGACATATCCCAAGTTTCTCTTTCAGAAAAAGAAAGAACTTTTTTAAAGAAAATAGGAGACAAAAAAATAGATGTATTCATAGAAAACTCCGATAATTTTTTATTTTTTTATGATCTTGAAAAAAATCAAAGGGGTTTATACCCCAAGATCATCCAAGACATGAATTATATTTTTGATCTTAATTTAAATATAATTCCCAAAGAAATTTTTGAACTGTCCCGGCTCAAGGAAAAAGGGGAAGGAACAATAATTTTTGATATGCTCGAAAAAAATGATCTTCATAATCATTATGTTTTTTCTAAACCCATCTATAATTTTAATACAGCAGTTATGGGACAGCAAGATATAAAAAAAATCTCAGATTTAAAAGATAAAAAAATTATTTTTTTAAAGGGGGATAAATTATACGATGATTTCATGGTTAAATACGGGTATCTGAACATAACTCCTGTCTTTGCCAAAAACAGAAAACAGGTATTTGAAAATTTAAATGCCGATGAATCTTTATTGTATATAGGTGAAGTAGAAAAAAATAGTAATTTTATTGACTTAAATAATACTGTTAAACTCAATTTTTTATTGACTGAGATTAACTCCAGTCTGAAATTTGCCGTAAAAAAAGAATACAGCCCTTTGAAAGATATTTTTAATAAGCTTATTAATTTATACAATGACAAGGAGAAATCACAACTTATAGAAATATACCTCCTGCAGTATAAAAAAAATAATATCTATTTTGATTCTGAGGAAAGAGAATTTTTAAGCCGTCTTTCAAAATTACAGTTGGTTCTTTTAAAAGATGATAATTATTTTCCTTATTATTCCAGAGACTCCAAAGGAAATTTAAAAGGACTTGCAATCGACTATATAAATTCTATAAAAAATATATTAAATAAAAATATAGATATAGAATATACGGTGAAGGAAGATAAAATTTATGAAGAATCCTATACTCATAAAGATTTTATCCTGCCCCTTTTAATTAAAACCCCTGAACGAGAAAAAAAATTCTTATTCCCGGCACCATACTACTCCTTTAATTTAAGTGTCTACAACCATAAATCAGCCGGATTTATCGATGACATTTCAGACCTGGAAAAGAGCACTATAGCAGTAATTAAGGGAGCATATTATTTCGGTTATTTAAAAAACAACCTGGATGATGCAACCTATATTTACACAAGATCCCTGGCTGAATCTGTTAAACTCCTGAGGGAAGGTAAAGTCGATTTCTTAGTAGGGGATATGAAAACTATTGAGAATCATCTTTTGGGTACCAAGATAAATGACATAAAAATTGCAGGAGTTACCGATAAAACATATGAGGTTTCCTTTGCTGTAAATAGAGACAATCCCCAGCTTTATAGTATTTTAAATAAAATATTTTCCAAGCTTCACATAGAAAATAAATTTTTGATGAAAAAATGGAATGCCGACTACGCAGTTTTTTCCGGTGATTATAAGGTTTCTATCTTTATATTAGTAATTTCCCTCGGTATACTGAGTATTACCCTTGGTTCCTATAGGAATGTTAAAAATAGAAAAATAGCCCTGCAAAAAATCACCCTATCCCTGGTTACTACTCTGGAAAATGCCAATTACTATAACGATGAAGACACCGGTAATCATATAAGAAGGGTAAATGAATATTCAAGATTAATTGCAGAAAAGCTCCGGTGTAATAAGAATTTTATTAAAGATATTGGTTATTATGCCTCCCTCCACGATATAGGAAAAATAGGTGTCCATGATGGAATCCTAAAGAAAAATGGGAAATTATCCGAAGAAGAATTTAAGTCTATGAAAGAACATGTGAAAATAGGATATAATCTTATAAAGGATGCTAATCTCCCTTCTATGGTAGAGAACATAACCCTTTATCATCATGAAAAATGGAATGGTATGGGTTATTTAGAAGGATTAAAGGGAGAGGAAATTCCTCTGGAAGCAAGAATAGCTGCTCTTTCCGATGTATATGATGCCCTGCGGCAAAAAAGATCCTATAAAGACGGATTTACCCATGAAAAATCATGA
- a CDS encoding dihydroorotate dehydrogenase electron transfer subunit encodes MFLEDVKIIENIQIADNYYLMRVEGDKIPEHSKPGQFFMLQCQDRSRVLRRPISLHNVDGNILEFYYESLGKGTEEFTKLPIGETINIQGPLGNGYDTDLEGKNIVVIGGGMGMAPIKYLIKNLKDNNKVTFIGGGRNAGAVKIIEKFNFENIKIEVATDDGSVGIKGNTVDLLMKILKDQNIDIIYTCGPHPMMEAVAKVAQENNIRCQISLEERMACGIKACVGCSILTKKGMKKVCYDGPVFESTDIVDLDVIDPNGGCK; translated from the coding sequence ATGTTTTTAGAGGATGTTAAGATCATAGAAAATATACAAATAGCAGATAACTACTATTTAATGAGGGTAGAAGGGGATAAAATACCTGAACATTCTAAACCAGGACAATTTTTCATGCTCCAGTGTCAAGACCGTTCAAGAGTTTTAAGGAGGCCGATAAGTTTACACAATGTAGACGGTAATATTTTGGAATTTTACTATGAGTCTCTGGGAAAGGGGACTGAAGAATTCACCAAATTACCCATAGGCGAAACTATAAATATCCAAGGGCCATTAGGAAATGGATACGATACAGATCTTGAGGGGAAAAATATAGTAGTAATCGGCGGGGGAATGGGAATGGCTCCCATCAAGTACCTCATTAAAAATTTGAAAGATAACAACAAGGTGACGTTTATAGGTGGAGGAAGAAATGCCGGAGCTGTAAAAATCATAGAAAAATTTAATTTTGAAAATATAAAGATAGAGGTAGCCACTGATGACGGCAGCGTGGGGATAAAAGGAAATACTGTAGATCTGCTAATGAAAATATTAAAAGATCAAAATATAGACATAATTTATACCTGCGGACCCCACCCTATGATGGAGGCAGTAGCAAAAGTAGCACAGGAGAATAATATAAGGTGTCAAATATCTTTAGAAGAGAGAATGGCTTGCGGGATAAAAGCCTGTGTAGGGTGCTCTATACTGACAAAAAAAGGTATGAAAAAAGTTTGTTATGATGGGCCGGTATTTGAAAGTACAGATATAGTGGATTTAGATGTGATAGATCCAAATGGAGGATGTAAATAA
- a CDS encoding dihydroorotate dehydrogenase, with protein sequence MSNRLNINFLGKKLNNPIMTASGCFGYGLEYKDYFNPNELGAAVLKGITMEPRNGNSGTRIAETPSGMLNSVGLENPGIEEFKKIIPSIKKELHIPLVANINGKILEEYIEIAREVEQIEEIEIVELNISCPNVKDGGMAFGANPEMARLVTREVRKVLTKPMIVKLSPNVTNIVEIAKIVEEEGADGVALINTLLGMAVDIRKRKPVLGNIMGGLSGPAVKPVALRMIYQVSQAVSIPILGMGGISSTEDAIEFIMVGASAISLGTGMFANPTLPIEIKKGLEKYCKENNIDNISEIVGAAHPDGGAAYRNRLGGNYEIKS encoded by the coding sequence ATGAGCAATAGATTAAATATAAATTTTTTAGGAAAAAAGTTAAATAATCCTATAATGACAGCATCGGGGTGTTTTGGATACGGATTGGAATATAAAGATTATTTTAACCCCAATGAATTAGGCGCTGCTGTATTAAAGGGAATTACTATGGAGCCTAGAAACGGGAATTCCGGTACCAGGATCGCCGAGACACCATCTGGAATGCTAAATTCAGTGGGATTAGAAAATCCGGGGATTGAAGAATTTAAAAAGATAATACCATCTATAAAAAAAGAACTTCATATTCCCCTGGTGGCAAATATAAATGGAAAGATCCTAGAGGAATATATAGAGATAGCCAGAGAGGTTGAACAGATAGAAGAGATAGAGATAGTAGAACTTAATATATCCTGCCCCAATGTAAAGGATGGAGGGATGGCCTTTGGAGCTAATCCAGAGATGGCAAGGTTAGTAACCCGTGAAGTAAGAAAAGTTTTAACTAAACCTATGATTGTAAAATTATCACCAAATGTTACCAATATAGTGGAGATCGCAAAAATAGTAGAGGAAGAGGGAGCAGATGGTGTAGCCCTTATCAATACTCTATTAGGAATGGCAGTGGATATAAGAAAAAGAAAACCGGTTTTAGGAAATATAATGGGCGGATTATCCGGCCCTGCTGTAAAACCAGTTGCACTGAGAATGATATACCAGGTGTCCCAGGCAGTTTCAATCCCGATCCTTGGAATGGGAGGAATATCTTCTACAGAGGATGCAATAGAATTTATTATGGTAGGAGCCAGTGCTATATCTTTAGGGACAGGAATGTTTGCTAACCCGACATTGCCAATAGAGATAAAAAAAGGACTGGAAAAATACTGTAAAGAAAATAA
- the carA gene encoding glutamine-hydrolyzing carbamoyl-phosphate synthase small subunit: protein MKAKLILENGMVFEGKAFGYIEEAVGELVFNTSMTGYQEVLTDPSYYGQIVVMTYPMIGNYGLNLDDLESNGAKVRGFVIKEPAKLPNNFRCEMTLDGYLKQHKIMGFKGIDTRHLTKIIRDNGSMKAIITVDELTQKEIKNTMNDFSNIDAVSIVSTKEIYEAPCGAEKVNKKIGMIDFGIKQNIIRSFHKRNCDLTIFPWNTTAEEILSYDLDGVFLSNGPGDPADLTGVIDEIKKMIGKTPIIGICLGHQLLAWALGGSTNKLKFGHRGANHPVKDLEKNKIFITSQNHGYVVDKMPEGVEITQINLNDNSVEGMKDYKNKIASVQYHPEAAPGPEDSQYVFDDFIKMLG, encoded by the coding sequence ATGAAGGCAAAACTGATATTAGAAAACGGAATGGTATTTGAAGGAAAAGCTTTTGGATACATAGAGGAAGCTGTAGGAGAGTTAGTGTTTAATACATCTATGACAGGATATCAAGAAGTCCTTACTGATCCATCTTACTATGGACAAATAGTTGTAATGACTTACCCAATGATAGGAAACTACGGTCTTAACCTGGATGACTTGGAAAGTAATGGTGCAAAGGTAAGAGGATTTGTAATAAAAGAACCTGCTAAACTGCCGAATAACTTTAGATGTGAGATGACCCTGGATGGTTATCTAAAACAACATAAGATCATGGGATTTAAAGGTATCGATACAAGACATTTAACTAAGATCATAAGAGATAACGGATCTATGAAAGCTATCATCACCGTAGATGAGCTTACACAAAAAGAAATAAAAAATACAATGAATGATTTTTCAAATATAGACGCAGTAAGTATAGTAAGTACAAAAGAGATCTATGAAGCTCCCTGTGGTGCAGAAAAAGTAAATAAAAAAATCGGAATGATTGATTTTGGAATAAAACAAAATATCATCAGATCTTTTCATAAAAGAAACTGTGACTTGACTATATTCCCATGGAATACAACTGCTGAGGAGATCTTATCCTATGATCTGGATGGTGTCTTTTTATCTAATGGACCAGGAGATCCCGCTGATCTAACAGGTGTAATAGATGAGATCAAAAAAATGATTGGAAAAACTCCTATAATCGGAATATGTTTAGGACACCAACTTCTGGCTTGGGCATTGGGAGGGTCGACGAACAAGTTAAAGTTTGGTCACAGGGGAGCTAACCACCCGGTAAAAGATTTGGAAAAAAATAAGATATTTATCACATCTCAAAACCATGGGTATGTGGTAGACAAAATGCCGGAAGGTGTGGAGATCACTCAAATAAACTTAAACGACAACTCTGTAGAGGGAATGAAAGACTATAAGAATAAGATAGCATCGGTACAGTATCATCCAGAAGCAGCACCTGGACCGGAAGATTCTCAGTATGTATTTGATGATTTCATCAAAATGCTGGGATAG
- the pyrB gene encoding aspartate carbamoyltransferase — protein sequence MKEILSLNNLTMKDILSILDKAEELENNPKPCELENKILSTVFFEPSTRTKLSFISAMYRLGGKVIELDGGGNNSLKKGETISDTLTMMGLYTDIMAIRSPHEGTAKRASEILDIPVINAGDGANQHPTQTLLDLYTIQKEKGRLDNLEIAFVGDLKYGRTVHSLAKALDKFSGNKIYFIAPPEMQIPSYILDSLSLEYEVLEDYETVMKDMDILYMTRIQEERFDDAEDFKKCAGKYQIDKEILKISKPDLKILHPLPRVGEIHTNLDSTPNAVYFSQAKNGVFVRQAIMSLLMKDHTKPVYDGVDKRCKNPKCISQIEDLGGKWMDLKGKKVCFYCEK from the coding sequence TTGAAAGAAATACTATCATTAAATAATTTAACTATGAAAGACATCTTAAGCATTTTAGATAAGGCAGAAGAATTGGAAAATAACCCTAAACCTTGTGAGTTAGAAAATAAAATTTTATCCACTGTGTTTTTTGAGCCCTCTACCAGAACTAAGTTATCTTTTATCAGTGCCATGTATAGATTAGGAGGAAAGGTAATAGAATTAGATGGAGGAGGGAATAACTCCCTAAAAAAAGGGGAAACCATCTCCGATACCCTCACTATGATGGGCCTCTATACTGATATTATGGCAATCAGGAGTCCCCATGAGGGCACAGCCAAAAGAGCAAGTGAGATTTTGGATATACCTGTAATAAATGCAGGGGATGGAGCTAACCAGCATCCTACCCAGACTTTACTGGATCTATATACCATACAGAAGGAAAAAGGCAGGTTAGATAATTTGGAGATTGCCTTTGTAGGAGATCTCAAATATGGAAGGACTGTTCATTCATTGGCTAAGGCATTGGATAAATTTAGTGGGAATAAGATTTATTTTATAGCTCCTCCTGAGATGCAGATTCCATCTTATATCTTGGATTCCCTCTCTTTAGAATATGAAGTTTTAGAAGACTATGAAACTGTTATGAAAGATATGGATATCCTATATATGACCAGGATACAGGAAGAAAGATTTGATGATGCAGAAGATTTTAAAAAATGTGCAGGTAAATATCAAATAGATAAAGAGATTTTAAAAATATCCAAACCTGATTTAAAAATTCTTCATCCACTGCCCAGGGTAGGAGAGATCCATACAAATCTGGATTCTACTCCCAATGCGGTTTATTTTTCCCAGGCTAAAAATGGTGTTTTTGTCAGGCAGGCCATCATGAGTTTACTCATGAAAGATCATACTAAACCTGTATATGACGGAGTAGACAAAAGGTGTAAAAATCCTAAATGTATCTCACAGATAGAAGATTTAGGAGGAAAATGGATGGATCTCAAAGGTAAAAAAGTATGTTTTTACTGTGAAAAATAA